A region from the Vicia villosa cultivar HV-30 ecotype Madison, WI linkage group LG3, Vvil1.0, whole genome shotgun sequence genome encodes:
- the LOC131660840 gene encoding F-box protein GID2, with amino-acid sequence MKRSLSISSATSEDRKMKKLKETEIEEVSDKNRGLASFDENMLFEVLKHVDAKTLAMAGCVNKQWHKTAQDERLWELICTKQWANTGCGEQQLRSVVLALGGFRRLHSLYILPLSKPQTSSSSSSTSSCSSSWGPIPKVVRPKPLPRLGKDEVHLSLSLLSIRYYEKMKFQ; translated from the coding sequence ATGAAGCGTTCACTTTCAATTTCATCAGCAACGAGCGAGGATAGAAAGATGAAAAAGCTGAAGGAGACAGAAATTGAGGAAGTTTCCGACAAGAATCGCGGGTTAGCGAGTTTCGATGAGAACATGTTGTTTGAGGTTCTGAAACACGTGGACGCGAAAACGTTAGCGATGGCTGGTTGTGTGAACAAACAGTGGCACAAAACAGCGCAAGACGAGAGACTTTGGGAGCTGATCTGTACGAAACAGTGGGCCAACACTGGTTGCGGTGAACAACAGTTGCGATCTGTGGTTCTTGCTCTTGGTGGGTTTCGTCGTCTTCATTCTCTTTATATTTTGCCTCTCTCAAAACCTCAAACATCATCGTCATCGTCATCAACATCATCGTGTTCCTCGTCTTGGGGTCCAATACCAAAGGTGGTTCGGCCGAAACCGTTACCTCGTTTAGGGAAAGACGAGGTTCATctgtctctttctcttctctctattCGTTATTATGAGAAGATGAAATTTCAATAA
- the LOC131660841 gene encoding protein MRG2-like isoform X2: MGSSKTSSDVSDSSSSQTELENHISASPYAEGEKVLAFHTEFLYEAKVKQIEYKHKRWRFFLHYLGWKKRFCVFFYCSWDEWVVIERLMKHTEENMRVKHERDAKYGNEKNARKPRASSKGSNVARGRKRKNDSLVKEKTVALPDKLANFQIPPTLRKQLVDDFEFITHLGKLVKLPRTPNVNDIFKTYFDYRSKKSGPIADSVEEIMKGLSCYFDKALPVLLLYNNERQQYKEACPNDIVPSSIYGAEHLLRLFVKLPELLFHANIEGDTLVELQAQVIDFLRFLRKNQRAFFLSSYHVQEDVENSSDKRFCT; encoded by the exons ATGGGAAGTTCGAAAACAAGCAGTGATGTTTCCGATAGCAGTAGCTCTCAAACCGAACTCGAGAATCACATTTCCGCTTCTCCCTACGCTGAAGGAGAGAAAGTCCTTGCTTTCCACACTGAATTTCTTTATGAAGCCAAG GTTAAGCAAATTGAGTACAAGCATAAACGATGGAGATTCTTTCTTCATTATCTT GGATGGAAGAAAAG gttttgtgtttttttttattgcaGTTGGGATGAATGGGTTGTTATTGAACGGTTGATGAAACATACTGAGGAAAATATGCGGGTAAAACATGAACGTGATGCAAAATATGGCAATGAAAAGAATGCGAGAAAGCCGCGTGCATCATCGAAGGGTTCGAATG TAGCGAGAGGCAGGAAACGGAAGAATGATTCTCTGGTTAAG GAAAAAACTGTGGCTCTTCCTGATAAACTTGCCAACTTTCAGATTCCACCAACACTAAGGAAGCAATTAGTTGATGATTTTGAGTTTATTACTCATCTTGGCAAG CTTGTTAAACTTCCACGTACTCCTAATGTGAATGATATATTCAAGACTTATTTTGACTACAGATCAAAGAAAAGTGGACC GATAGCTGATTCggttgaagaaattatgaaaggACTGAGTTGTTACTTTGACAAAGCGTTGCCAGTGTTGCTCTTGTACAATAATGAGCGTCAGCAGTACAAAGAAGCTTGTCCAAATGATATTGTTCCTTCTTCTATATACGGTGCTGAGCATTTGTTACGTCTCTTTG TTAAATTGCCAGAGTTGTTGTTCCATGCTAACATTGAAGGCGATACATTGGTAGAACTCCAGGCACAAGTAATTGACTTTCTCAG GTTCTTGCGAAAAAATCAGAGAGCATTTTTCCTTTCTTCTTATCATGTCCAGGAAGATGTTGAGAACAGCAGTGACAAACGATTTTGCACATAA
- the LOC131660841 gene encoding protein MRG2-like isoform X3, producing the protein MGSSKTSSDVSDSSSSQTELENHISASPYAEGEKVLAFHTEFLYEAKVKQIEYKHKRWRFFLHYLGWKKSWDEWVVIERLMKHTEENMRVKHERDAKYGNEKNARKPRASSKGSNVARGRKRKNDSLVKEKTVALPDKLANFQIPPTLRKQLVDDFEFITHLGKLVKLPRTPNVNDIFKTYFDYRSKKSGPIADSVEEIMKGLSCYFDKALPVLLLYNNERQQYKEACPNDIVPSSIYGAEHLLRLFVKLPELLFHANIEGDTLVELQAQVIDFLRFLRKNQRAFFLSSYHVQEDVENSSDKRFCT; encoded by the exons ATGGGAAGTTCGAAAACAAGCAGTGATGTTTCCGATAGCAGTAGCTCTCAAACCGAACTCGAGAATCACATTTCCGCTTCTCCCTACGCTGAAGGAGAGAAAGTCCTTGCTTTCCACACTGAATTTCTTTATGAAGCCAAG GTTAAGCAAATTGAGTACAAGCATAAACGATGGAGATTCTTTCTTCATTATCTT GGATGGAAGAAAAG TTGGGATGAATGGGTTGTTATTGAACGGTTGATGAAACATACTGAGGAAAATATGCGGGTAAAACATGAACGTGATGCAAAATATGGCAATGAAAAGAATGCGAGAAAGCCGCGTGCATCATCGAAGGGTTCGAATG TAGCGAGAGGCAGGAAACGGAAGAATGATTCTCTGGTTAAG GAAAAAACTGTGGCTCTTCCTGATAAACTTGCCAACTTTCAGATTCCACCAACACTAAGGAAGCAATTAGTTGATGATTTTGAGTTTATTACTCATCTTGGCAAG CTTGTTAAACTTCCACGTACTCCTAATGTGAATGATATATTCAAGACTTATTTTGACTACAGATCAAAGAAAAGTGGACC GATAGCTGATTCggttgaagaaattatgaaaggACTGAGTTGTTACTTTGACAAAGCGTTGCCAGTGTTGCTCTTGTACAATAATGAGCGTCAGCAGTACAAAGAAGCTTGTCCAAATGATATTGTTCCTTCTTCTATATACGGTGCTGAGCATTTGTTACGTCTCTTTG TTAAATTGCCAGAGTTGTTGTTCCATGCTAACATTGAAGGCGATACATTGGTAGAACTCCAGGCACAAGTAATTGACTTTCTCAG GTTCTTGCGAAAAAATCAGAGAGCATTTTTCCTTTCTTCTTATCATGTCCAGGAAGATGTTGAGAACAGCAGTGACAAACGATTTTGCACATAA
- the LOC131660841 gene encoding protein MRG2-like isoform X1: protein MFPIAVALKPNSRITFPLLPTLKERKSLLSTLNFFMKPRLSKLSTSINDGDSFFIILDGRKGKVACDDGVVDDDDYVKNCGFDFVRFCVFFYCSWDEWVVIERLMKHTEENMRVKHERDAKYGNEKNARKPRASSKGSNVARGRKRKNDSLVKEKTVALPDKLANFQIPPTLRKQLVDDFEFITHLGKLVKLPRTPNVNDIFKTYFDYRSKKSGPIADSVEEIMKGLSCYFDKALPVLLLYNNERQQYKEACPNDIVPSSIYGAEHLLRLFVKLPELLFHANIEGDTLVELQAQVIDFLRFLRKNQRAFFLSSYHVQEDVENSSDKRFCT, encoded by the exons ATGTTTCCGATAGCAGTAGCTCTCAAACCGAACTCGAGAATCACATTTCCGCTTCTCCCTACGCTGAAGGAGAGAAAGTCCTTGCTTTCCACACTGAATTTCTTTATGAAGCCAAG GTTAAGCAAATTGAGTACAAGCATAAACGATGGAGATTCTTTCTTCATTATCTT GGATGGAAGAAAAGGTAAGGTTGCTTGTGATGAtggtgttgttgatgatgatgattatgtgaAGAATTGTGGGTttgattttgttaggttttgtgtttttttttattgcaGTTGGGATGAATGGGTTGTTATTGAACGGTTGATGAAACATACTGAGGAAAATATGCGGGTAAAACATGAACGTGATGCAAAATATGGCAATGAAAAGAATGCGAGAAAGCCGCGTGCATCATCGAAGGGTTCGAATG TAGCGAGAGGCAGGAAACGGAAGAATGATTCTCTGGTTAAG GAAAAAACTGTGGCTCTTCCTGATAAACTTGCCAACTTTCAGATTCCACCAACACTAAGGAAGCAATTAGTTGATGATTTTGAGTTTATTACTCATCTTGGCAAG CTTGTTAAACTTCCACGTACTCCTAATGTGAATGATATATTCAAGACTTATTTTGACTACAGATCAAAGAAAAGTGGACC GATAGCTGATTCggttgaagaaattatgaaaggACTGAGTTGTTACTTTGACAAAGCGTTGCCAGTGTTGCTCTTGTACAATAATGAGCGTCAGCAGTACAAAGAAGCTTGTCCAAATGATATTGTTCCTTCTTCTATATACGGTGCTGAGCATTTGTTACGTCTCTTTG TTAAATTGCCAGAGTTGTTGTTCCATGCTAACATTGAAGGCGATACATTGGTAGAACTCCAGGCACAAGTAATTGACTTTCTCAG GTTCTTGCGAAAAAATCAGAGAGCATTTTTCCTTTCTTCTTATCATGTCCAGGAAGATGTTGAGAACAGCAGTGACAAACGATTTTGCACATAA
- the LOC131660841 gene encoding protein MRG2-like isoform X4 has translation MFPIAVALKPNSRITFPLLPTLKERKSLLSTLNFFMKPRLSKLSTSINDGDSFFIIFWDEWVVIERLMKHTEENMRVKHERDAKYGNEKNARKPRASSKGSNVARGRKRKNDSLVKEKTVALPDKLANFQIPPTLRKQLVDDFEFITHLGKLVKLPRTPNVNDIFKTYFDYRSKKSGPIADSVEEIMKGLSCYFDKALPVLLLYNNERQQYKEACPNDIVPSSIYGAEHLLRLFVKLPELLFHANIEGDTLVELQAQVIDFLRFLRKNQRAFFLSSYHVQEDVENSSDKRFCT, from the exons ATGTTTCCGATAGCAGTAGCTCTCAAACCGAACTCGAGAATCACATTTCCGCTTCTCCCTACGCTGAAGGAGAGAAAGTCCTTGCTTTCCACACTGAATTTCTTTATGAAGCCAAG GTTAAGCAAATTGAGTACAAGCATAAACGATGGAGATTCTTTCTTCATTATCTT TTGGGATGAATGGGTTGTTATTGAACGGTTGATGAAACATACTGAGGAAAATATGCGGGTAAAACATGAACGTGATGCAAAATATGGCAATGAAAAGAATGCGAGAAAGCCGCGTGCATCATCGAAGGGTTCGAATG TAGCGAGAGGCAGGAAACGGAAGAATGATTCTCTGGTTAAG GAAAAAACTGTGGCTCTTCCTGATAAACTTGCCAACTTTCAGATTCCACCAACACTAAGGAAGCAATTAGTTGATGATTTTGAGTTTATTACTCATCTTGGCAAG CTTGTTAAACTTCCACGTACTCCTAATGTGAATGATATATTCAAGACTTATTTTGACTACAGATCAAAGAAAAGTGGACC GATAGCTGATTCggttgaagaaattatgaaaggACTGAGTTGTTACTTTGACAAAGCGTTGCCAGTGTTGCTCTTGTACAATAATGAGCGTCAGCAGTACAAAGAAGCTTGTCCAAATGATATTGTTCCTTCTTCTATATACGGTGCTGAGCATTTGTTACGTCTCTTTG TTAAATTGCCAGAGTTGTTGTTCCATGCTAACATTGAAGGCGATACATTGGTAGAACTCCAGGCACAAGTAATTGACTTTCTCAG GTTCTTGCGAAAAAATCAGAGAGCATTTTTCCTTTCTTCTTATCATGTCCAGGAAGATGTTGAGAACAGCAGTGACAAACGATTTTGCACATAA
- the LOC131655302 gene encoding putative receptor protein kinase ZmPK1, whose protein sequence is MHLILLPLLLFLQLSPSSGLDTMNQGSSLSVEEPKDIIVSQNGMFCAGFYAVGENAYSFAIWYSEPNHQTENLTLVWNANRNQPVNGRGSKLHLLNNGNLVLKDADESLVWSANTVSLSSMHLVLLNTGNLVLREVNGVTLWQSFDSPTDTLLPQQVFNRHSRIVCSRSETNKSSGFYMLYFDNDNILRLLYDGPEVSSIYWPDPWLTVWDAKRAAYNNSRVAVLNTLGNFSSSDDFNFMTSDYGDAVMQRRLRLDPDGNIRTYSRKQSGENWYISWQAKSRPCRIHGVCGVNSLCSYYNDSAKCCCLPGYKMKNPLDWAYGCEPEFSLPCKKTQSQFLVISNVELFGYDYGIFVNYTLARCKDLCLQLCNCKGIQYAYVKAGSGIPDTYTCYPKLQLRNGYRIPYYNADLYLKLPANSSYTYKESMNDKYKLACPTNPKPITLERSYEEVPEGRYIKFLLLFVGGMGGLEILCIFFIRFFFVRTKNSSSTRVYNSMFINDFRKFSYSELKKATKNFSQEIGIGAAGVVYKGLLLDERVIAVKRLTEANQGEEQFLAEVSSIGRLNHMNLIELWGYCAEGKHRMLVYEFMENGSLAQHLRSSGLDWPKRFDIALGTARGLAYIHEECLEWILHCDVKPQNILLDSDYQPKVADFGLSKLRDRSDAKFSSFSKIRGTRGYMAPEWILNHSITSKIDVYSYGMVVLEIITGRSATKHVDMGEGEEKQGLVIWLREKRYTRSAWVSEIIDPTIEEGYDESEVEALAEMALQCVEEDKDKRPTMSHVVEVLQKLSRENEL, encoded by the coding sequence ATGCATTTGATCCTTCTCCCCTTGCTTTTGTTTCTACAACTTTCACCATCTTCTGGATTGGATACTATGAATCAAGGCTCATCCCTCTCAGTGGAAGAACCAAAAGATATCATAGTATCACAAAATGGCATGTTCTGTGCTGGCTTCTATGCTGTTGGTGAAAATGCATATTCCTTTGCCATTTGGTATTCCGAACCAAATCACCAAACAGAAAACCTTACCTTAGTATGGAATGCAAACCGTAACCAACCCGTCAACGGAAGAGGCTCAAAACTCCATCTTCTCAACAATGGTAACCTTGTCTTAAAAGATGCTGATGAGTCTCTCGTTTGGTCCGCAAACACTGTCTCACTCTCTTCTATGCATCTCGTTCTTTTGAACACAGGTAACCTCGTTTTACGCGAAGTAAATGGTGTTACTTTATGGCAAAGCTTTGATTCTCCTACTGATACGCTTCTGCCACAACAAGTTTTCAACAGACATTCCAGAATTGTTTGTTCAAGAAGCGAAACAAACAAGTCGTCTGGTTTTTATATGCTGTATTTCGACAACGACAACATTCTTCGTCTTCTTTACGATGGTCCTGAAGTATCGAGCATTTATTGGCCGGATCCTTGGCTTACTGTTTGGGATGCTAAAAGGGCTGCTTACAATAACAGTAGAGTTGCGGTTTTGAACACTCTTGGTAACTTTAGTTCATCAGACGATTTCAATTTCATGACATCTGATTATGGAGATGCAGTGATGCAGAGAAGACTTAGACTTGATCCTGACGGAAACATTCGCACTTACAGTCGAAAACAAAGCGGAGAAAACTGGTATATTTCATGGCAAGCCAAATCAAGACCTTGTAGAATTCATGGTGTTTGTGGTGTAAATAGTTTGTGCTCTTATTATAATGACAGTGCGAAATGTTGTTGTCTTCCGGGATACAAAATGAAGAATCCTCTAGATTGGGCTTATGGATGTGAGCCAGAATTCTCTCTGCCATGCAAGAAAACTCAGTCTCAGTTTCTAGTTATATCCAATGTGGAGTTGTTCGGTTATGATTATGGAATCTTTGTAAATTACACACTTGCTCGGTGTAAAGATTTATGCTTACAATTATGCAATTGCAAAGGTATTCAATATGCCTATGTCAAAGCAGGTAGTGGTATACCTGATACTTACACATGTTACCCGAAGCTGCAGCTGCGAAACGGGTATCGAATACCTTATTACAACGCTGATTTGTATTTGAAACTGCCGGCAAACAGTTCATACACTTACAAGGAATCAATGAATGATAAGTACAAACTTGCTTGTCCTACAAATCCGAAACCAATAACTCTTGAAAGATCATACGAAGAAGTTCCCGAAGGAAGGTATATTAagtttttgcttttgtttgttgGGGGAATGGGTGGACTAGAAATCTTGTGCATATTTTTTATACGATTTTTCTTTGTAAGAACAAAAAATAGTTCAAGCACAAGAGTGTATAATAGTATGTTCATAAATGATTTTAGAAAATTCAGCTATTCTGAATTGAAAAAAGCAACAAAAAATTTTAGTCAAGAGATTGGAATAGGTGCAGCAGGAGTTGTATACAAAGGATTACTGTTGGATGAACGAGTCATCGCGGTGAAGAGACTCACAGAAGCTAATCAAGGCGAAGAACAGTTTCTCGCGGAAGTAAGTAGCATCGGAAGGCTTAACCATATGAATTTGATAGAATTGTGGGGGTATTGTGCAGAAGGAAAACACAGAATGCTTGTGTATGAGTTCATGGAAAATGGTTCTTTAGCACAGCATTTAAGGTCTAGTGGATTGGATTGGCCAAAGAGATTTGACATAGCTTTAGGTACAGCAAGAGGTTTGGCTTATATTCATGAAGAGTGTTTGGAGTGGATTTTGCATTGTGATGTGAAGCCACAAAACATACTTTTGGATTCTGATTATCAGCCAAAGGTGGCAGATTTTGGATTGTCAAAGCTAAGAGACAGGAGTGATGCTAAATTTTCTAGTTTTTCGAAAATACGAGGAACAAGAGGTTATATGGCTCCTGAGTGGATATTGAATCATTCAATAACATCTAAGATTGATGTTTATAGTTATGGAATGGTTGTGTTGGAAATTATAACAGGAAGGAGTGCAACAAAACATGTTGATATGGGAGAGGGAGAAGAGAAACAAGGCTTGGTTATATGGCTGAGAGAGAAAAGATATACAAGAAGTGCATGGGTTAGTGAAATTATAGACCCTACCATAGAAGAAGGTTATGACGAAAGTGAAGTTGAAGCTTTGGCTGAAATGGCTTTGCAATGTGTTGAGGAAGATAAGGACAAAAGACCTACCATGAGTCATGTGGTGGAAGTGCTTCAGAAATTGAGCCGTGAAAATGAGCTGtga